The following proteins come from a genomic window of Manduca sexta isolate Smith_Timp_Sample1 chromosome 2, JHU_Msex_v1.0, whole genome shotgun sequence:
- the LOC115454544 gene encoding rRNA 2'-O-methyltransferase fibrillarin, which yields MGKPEFNGGRGGGGGRGGRGGGGFRGGRGGGGGRGGFGGGRGGGGGKFEKRGGGGGRGFGGRGGGGRGRGGGGGRGGFKGGKQVILEPHRHAGVFIARGKEDALVTKNLVPGSEVYGEKRISVENEGEKVEYRVWNPFRSKLAAAIMGGVDAIHMPPGSRVLYLGAASGTTVSHVSDIVGPEGLVYAVEFSHRSGRDLINVAKKRTNIIPIIEDARHPLKYRMLVGMVDTIFADVAQPDQARIVSLNAQHFLKNGGHFVISIKASCIDSTAQPEAVFAAEVKKLQADKLKPQEQLTLEPYERDHAVVVGVFRPPPKNA from the exons ATGGGAAAGCCAG AATTTAACGGAGGTCGCGGAGGCGGTGGCGGCCGCGGTGGACGAGGCGGCGGCGGCTTCAGAGGAGGTCGGGGCGGCGGCGGAGGCCGAGGGGGCTTCGGCGGTGGCcgcgggggcggcggcggcaAGTTTGAGAAGCGCGGTGGGGGCGGGGGCAGAGGCTTCGGAGGAAGGGGAGGAGGTG GTCGCGGCCGTGGCGGAGGCGGCGGCAGAGGGGGCTTCAAAGGAGGGAAACAAGTTATACTTGAGCCTCACAG ACATGCTGGCGTGTTCATTGCAAGAGGGAAGGAGGATGCACTGGTCACGAAAAACTTGGTGCCAGGTTCAGAGGTTTACGGAGAAAAGAGGATATCAGTTGAG AATGAAGGAGAGAAGGTGGAATACCGCGTGTGGAATCCATTCAGATCTAAGTTAGCTGCGGCTATCATGGGTGGGGTTGACGCCATACACATGCCTCCAGGGTCCAGGGTGTTGTATCTCGGTGCTGCTAGCGGTACTACTGTCAGTCATGTCTCTGATATTGTGGGACCG gaAGGTCTAGTGTATGCAGTGGAGTTCTCACACAGATCCGGCAGAGATTTAATAAATGTAGCAAAGAAGAGGACGAATATCATACCCATCATAGAGGACGCCAGGCATCCACTCAAATACAG AATGTTGGTGGGCATGGTGGACACAATATTTGCCGATGTGGCCCAACCAGACCAGGCAAGAATAGTTAGTTTAAACGCACAACACTTCCTTAAAAATGGGGGACATTTCGTTATATCAATTAAG GCATCTTGTATAGACTCAACGGCACAACCGGAAGCGGTATTCGCAGCGGaagttaaaaaattacaagcaGACAAACTAAAACCACAAGAACAGTTAACATTGGAGCCCTATGAAAGAGATCACGCAGTTGTTGTGGGCGTCTTCAGACCACCGCCTAAGAACGCGTAG
- the LOC115454293 gene encoding WD repeat-containing protein 43, with the protein MAEAGFSDDGKYYSAISQDGRLRVWDTETNILKQEYTPDLHLTSPPSCLQYISVRHSATPKQKGKRPSISAEETQCIALGTTSGKILIYSIAEAKVESMLVADKSHDYHQSKVTALDWSKKYGLYSCNRESKVFEWDLQSGAVRNNYNISVESNMKQGNIVSAIKMVPHTQNTPARFLVAASWQVRLWRLHNGDTSLVKSFGHNTAQTSLLCLVGLNASCWLVEGSINERLLSFWDVTITNDHIPQVNGDEPTPKRQRKKSLNKTPVETTPMYSFVLEDAPRMVDAVLKEQDGTELQLAATTRSGVVHYYGHMLNGSSTKPIKPSVTIQVTSADAHPMPAQCCRLQATGDLVLGYTKDPAMMFERVTPDLKTKTQVIIRGDAKEGKKKQKKANEVNKVRSDANSNDVTYVEPMGGVARKRVVPGGEVEVPMEARLENLSLDITSRRKTAVSENLTKLLIQGLHSKDKSIILTVLQQDNPRVADSTVSSLPADYVPLLLEQLVDMAGKKTSQCASVCTWCGALVRRHAALLLAALGAAPDHHLAQLLAIFTHRRSHLCQLLNLKGRVELTVSQRNAAHAPQDQQDAVLDYKDTSSDEEMEVEQYQSDSAHSWNESDESEHSSDGE; encoded by the exons ATGGCAGAAGCGGGCTTTTCTGACGACGGAAAATATTATTCCGCAATCTCCCAAGACGGTAGATTACGGGTGTGGGACACAGAAACTAACATATTAAAGCAAGAATATACTCCAGATCTACATTTAACGTCCCCACCGTCATGTTTACAGTACATAAGCGTCCGACACTCTGCG ACTCCAAAACAAAAAGGAAAACGGCCATCTATAAGCGCAGAGGAGACACAATGTATAGCTTTAGGAACTACGAGTGGGAAGATCCTTATATATTCTATAGCAGAGGCGAAAGTCGAGTCAATGTTAGTAGCAGATAAAAGTCATGACTATCATCAAAGTAAGGTGACTGCGCTGGACTGGAGCAAGAAGTATGGCCTGTACAGCTGCAACAGAGAGAGTAAAGTGTTTGAATGGGACTTACAGAGTGGTGCAGTtaggaataattataatattagtgttgaGAGTAATATGAAGCAAGGAAACATTGTTAGTGCCATCAAAATGGTCCCTCATACACAG AACACACCAGCGCGTTTCCTGGTGGCAGCATCATGGCAGGTCAGGCTGTGGCGCCTACACAATGGAGACACGAGCCTCGTCAAGAGCTTCGGTCACAACACTGCACAAACCTCCCTACTGTGTCTGGTTGGTTTGAATGCCTCCTGCTGGCTTGTTGAGGGTTCGAT AAATGAGCGCCTCCTCTCCTTCTGGGATGTGACCATCACAAACGACCACATACCCCAGGTGAATGGTGATGAACCAACCCCAAAGCGACAGAGAAAGAAGTCCCTCAACAAGACCCCAGTGGAGACCACTCCGATGTACAGCTTCGTGTTGGAGGACGCGCCGCGGATGGTAGATGCGGTGCTGAAGGAGCAAGATGGAACAGAGTTGCAGCTCGCTGCCACCACTAGGAGTGGTGTCGTGCATTATTATGGACATATGTTGAATGG TTCATCAACGAAGCCCATAAAGCCATCAGTGACTATCCAAGTGACAAGTGCGGATGCTCACCCCATGCCGGCGCAGTGCTGTCGCCTGCAGGCAACCGGAGACCTTGTGCTCGGTTACACCAAGGACCCCGCCATGATGTTTGAGAGAGTG ACGCcagatttgaaaacaaaaacccAAGTAATAATAAGAGGGGACGCTAAAGAGGGCAAGAAGAAACAGAAGAAAGCAAACGAAGTGAACAAAGTGCGGTCGGACGCGAACAGCAACGACGTCACGTACGTGGAGCCCATGGGCGGCGTCGCGAGGAAACGAGTCGTGCCGGGCGGCGAG GTGGAAGTACCAATGGAGGCGCGGCTAGAAAACCTTTCACTGGACATTACTAGCAGAAGAAAAACGGCCGTCAGCGAGAACCTGACCAAACTACTCATACAGGGGCTGCATTCTAAGGACAAGAG TATAATCCTAACGGTGCTGCAGCAAGACAACCCTCGCGTGGCGGACAGCACGGTCTCCTCGCTGCCGGCGGACTACGTGCCGCTGCTTTTGGAGCAACTAGTCGACATGGCCGGCAAGAAGACTAGCCA ATGTGCGTCGGTGTGCACGTGGTGCGGCGCGCTGGTGCGTCGGCACGCCGCCCTCCTCCTCGCCGCACTCGGCGCCGCGCCCGACCACCACCTCGCGCAACTGCTCGCCATCTTCACGCACAG ACGGTCCCACCTATGCCAGCTGCTGAACCTGAAGGGCCGCGTGGAGCTGACGGTGTCGCAGCGCAACGCTGCGCATGCGCCGCAGGACCAGCAGGACGCCGTGCTGGACTACAAAG ACACATCATCAGACGAGGAGATGGAGGTGGAGCAGTACCAGTCGGACAGCGCGCACTCGTGGAACGAGAGCGACGAATCGGAACATTCCTCAGACGGggaataa